From the genome of Neomonachus schauinslandi chromosome 1, ASM220157v2, whole genome shotgun sequence:
CCCACATGAACGggatatgtgtttttttttgtgtttggtttctttcacttagtataatatttttaagtttcattcatgttatagcatgtgtcagtatgccatttctttttatggctgaataatattccattctatgaatatacctcattttgtttatccattcatccatccattaatgggtatttgggttgttttcaccttttggctagtATGAGTGATGTTGCTATAAACACTAGTATGTATATAAATCTTAGTGtggttatatgtttttatttctcttgggcttatatctaggagtggaatatTCAAACAATACTGAAATGTATTCAGCAAAACCAGAACATTCAATTAAATGCTGCAGTTacggtggaaaacagtatggttgttcctcaaaaaagtaaacataGACTTACCGTTTAACACAGCAATTCCAGTTCCgtgtatatacacaaaataattgaAACAGGGTTTCAAACAGATATTTGAACACCAGCGTTCAGAGCAAAATTTTCTCAAtaggcaaaaagtggaaacaactcaaatgttcaccagtggatgaatggatagacaaaatgtggtGCATCCATGCAATGGAGTATTGCTTAGCctcaaaaaggaaggacattctgacataggctacaacatggatgaaactcgaggacattattctaagtgaaataagccagacaaaaaaagggacaaatactgtctgattccacttatttttttaaagactttatttatttatttgacagagagagagagagagcacaagcaggggaacagcagaggcagagggagaagcaggctccccgttgagcggggagccagatgcaaaaattgatcccaggacccttggatcatgacctgagccgaaggcagacgcttaactgactgacccacccaggcacccctatctgattccacttatatgaaatccCTAGTAGCCAGATTCACAGAGGGAGAAAATAGAATAGTGTGCACCAGAGGCCGGGGGACTGGGAGTGGGGAGTTAGtgttaatggggacagagtttcagttttcagcagatgaaaaagttctggtgatggatggtggtgacggctgcacaaccatgtgaatgtacttaatgacactgaactggacacttaaaaatggttaaaatggtaaattttatgttatgcatatcttaccacaataacaaaaatgaaaaaaaaccctgaaacatTCTCATCCCCCcaattcttctttttgtttcaagATAATGCAGGCACCAGACTGGGTAGTTTTTCTCCAAATCCCCATCTCTGCATTGATATACATACTTAGAGCTGTTTGTTATATGTATGTTGTCTCTTTCCACCAAATTGTTCTGTTACTTGCTTTGTTCACTTAATTATATGTCTGAGTCATCTTCCCATGTCACTCCATATGGAACAAACTCATTTTtcgttttcttttaaaaaatttttcattgagggtcacctcggtggctcagttggttaagcatctgcctttggctcaggtcatgatcccagggtcctgggatcaaaccccatgttgggctccctgctcagcggggagcctacttctccctctccctctgcctttcgctcccctgcttgtgtgctttctctctctgtcaaataaataaaatcttttttttaaaaaagattttatttatttatttgagagacagagaatgagagacagagagcatgagagggaggagggtcagagggagaagcagactccccgccgagcagggagcccgacacgggactcgatcctgggactccagggtcatgacccgagccgaaggcagtcgcttaaccaactgagccacccaggcgcccccaaataaataaaatcttaaaaaattcttttttcattgaagAATATCCTACATGCAGAAAAGAGcacaaataaaaaatgtgcatGCAACTCGATGAATTTTCACACATTAAACACGCTAGAACCTTGCAACTAGGACCCAATCAAGGAAAAGCTCCCCACCCTGGATTTCCTGTCCTGCTTCCTTTTTTGTCACTACCCTGATTCTGCCTTCCCCAAACACTATCTTGATACAGAACAATACAGATtaactttttctccttttgggactTTATATCAATGGAATCACACGATATGTtctcttttgcatctggcttcatTCACTccaacattatgtttgtgagattcaatCTTTTCTGCATGCGGCTGGAGATCCTCAATATTATTGCTTTATAACagtatttttcaatcttttttcagTATTGTCTCCTCACAAGAAGCCATTTTGGACATTTTTCCTAATTGTCCCTTCATGAACTTTAATACCACAGATATactgtctatctatctatgtgTCTATCATATATCTacctatctctatctctatctctatattttatgtgtatctgtatattttttatttcccccaaGTCAATTTTGCCCCTGGGGACGTAAAATATTGCTTTCACTGAAGATGCGTGCTTTATAGTATTCCGCTTATTTATCCAATTTGTtattaatggatatttgggtagtttctgttttttttctttgagattatGAGCCATGGAGATATGTACACCTAGTATATGCCTTTTAATaaacatatgtacacatttctttttttttttttaaagattttatttatttatttgagagagagagagaatgagagacagagagcatgagagggaggagggtcagagggagaagcagactccctgccaagcagggagcccgatgcgggactcgatccagggacttcacgatcatgacctgagctgaaggcagtcgcttaaccaactgagccacccaggcgcccacatatgtacacatttctATTGGGTATACATTTATAAGTGAAAGTGCTGGATAAtagagaatatatatgtataacttcAGTAGTCATTGCCAAACCATTTCCCAAAGGGTTGTATCACTTTTTACCGTTCCATCAGCAGTCCCTAAGGGTTCCAAATCCaagccaacacttggtattttctttttttttttcattttagccactcCAGTGCATGTGTTGTATCATTGGTTTTATAAAGGGCACAACATCCCATAGAATAGACGGACAgtaattttttaagtcatttccttgatgattggACATTCAAGTGTTTTTTTTGCCAAGGCAGATAACCTTGCTGTTTGACATGAACAACCTGTACATTCCTCTTCAGGCACAAGATTgagtcttttttggagaagttcCTACAGGTGGAATTACCGGTTTAAAGGGCATAATATGTCAAAAATCTTGCTAAATTTTGGCTGCTAATTTGCTTTCTCAAAAGGCTCTAGCAATTTGCTTTCCATCTCAAATAATATATGAGCATGTGCCCGTATCCCTAAGTCATTAACAATATAAGATATTCCtataagcttcagtttccttttgtaAGAAATGAAGACCTACCTTCTAGGACTGCTGAGAGATTCAGAGATAGCCCGTATGTAAAACACCCAGCAATGTTCCTTCTTTGCATATAGAAGGatgctatgttttcttcttttccatcatcCCCTGTTCCTCTTCCTGGTTCTCCTCCTTCTTCacttaatttattcaacaaatatttattgggtattgTATCTGATCCCAGGCCAATGTTGGTAAATAAAACTCAGTAGTCTTTGTGAAGATTACAATCTTATCTTCATTGTCACAATAGCATCCACAGATCTCATCCCTGGCActgtaataaatattaattacagaATATGTCCCAATCATGAGCTTTCTGTGCAGGGGTAGGGCTTGGGGGCTGTGTAAAACATGCAGGGAAGCATCCCATCCCATGTTTCTTCACAATGACCCAGGTAGGTTTGGCCATTCCAAAAGCGGACAGGACAACACACATGGGAGTACATGGAATCATCTGCGGAGGTGACCTGGAAGATGTCACCTTGTTCTGTGATGGTGTAAAAAGCACACGTTGTTcattggaagagaaataaaagccagagaaagaccTAATCAAACAGGACCCAACGTTCCATCCTCATCTCagaccaaacatttttttttcattttttttattcttatgttaatccccatacattacatcattagttttagatgtagtgttccatgattcattgttcgtgcataacacccagtgctccatgcagaatgtgtcctcctcaatacccatcaccaggctaacccatcctcccaccaccctcccctctagaaccctgtttttcagagtccatcgtctctcacggttcgtctactcctccgatttcccccccttcattatttccctcctgctaccttcttcttcttcttcttctttttttttttaacatatattgcattatttgtttcagaggtacagatctgagattcaacagtcttgcacaattcacagtgcttaccagagcacataccctcccccgtgtctatcacccagtcaccccatccctcccaccccaccccccactccagcaaccctcagtttgtttcctcagattaagaattcctcatattagtgaggtcatatgatacatgtctttctctgtttgacttatttcgctcaacataatagcctccagttccatccacgtcgttgcaaatggcaagatctcattccttttgatggctgcataatattccatggtatatatataccacatcttctttatccattcatctgtcgatggacatattggctctttccatagtttggctattgtggacattgctgctataaacatcggggtgcatgtacccctttggatccctacttttgtatctttggggtaaatacccagtagtgcaattgctggatcatatggtaactctattttcaactttttgaggaaccttcatactgttttccagagtggctgcaccagcttgcattcccaccaacagtgtaggagggttcccctttctccgcatccccgccaacatctgtcgtttcctgacttgttaattttagccattctgactggtgtgaggtggtatctcattgaggttttgatttggatttccctgataccgagcgatattgagcactttttcatgtgtctgttggccatttggatgtcttctttggaaaaatgtctgttcatgtcttctgcccatttcttgattggattctttgttctctgggtgttgagtttgatgagttctttatagattttggatactagccctttatctgatatgtcatttgcaaatatcttctcccattctgtcggttgtcttttggttttgttgactgtttcctttgctttgcaaaagctttttatcttgatgaagtcccaatagttcattttgcccttgcttcccttgcctttggcaatgtttctaggaagaagttgcttcggctgaggtcaaagaggttgctgcctgtgttctccttgaggattttgatggactcctgtctcacactgagtcAGACCAAACATTTTAGCTAAACTATACTTGTGCCACCTTCTGTCTTCTTGAAATCTCATTCTTTCATAGGGTCTAGTCAGCAAAGAAGACTGGATCTTAGGGGAAAGAATTGAGAATGTGGGTGTTTGCAATGATGTGCTGGAAagtgtttaacaactggcttgtTCTAAACAAACaagtaagcaagcaagcaaagaaaCAACCCAAAGCAAAAAAGTCCTGATTTTCAGTGTTGGTCAATTTCCATCATGTAAATATTCCCATGGCGGCTGATTTCAAGTTATCAACACAGCATCACTGAATGTAGAGTTATGAAAAGCTGGTTTCAGTACACCACTGAGTGTTTTAGAGAGACTTCCTAAGAGGGTCCAGTTCCCCAACtttccattgactgatgaatggataaagaagttgtggtataagaacactcatgaaagaaattgaagaagacacaaaaagatggaaaaacattccatcctcatggatcagaagaataaacattgttaaaatgtctatgctacccagagcaatctataccttcaacgccatcctgatcaaaattccaatgacatttttcaaagtgctggaacaaacaattctaaaatttgcatggaatcagaaaagaccccgaatcaccaaggaaatgttgaaaaagaaaaacaaagctgggagcatcacgttgtctgatttcaagctatattacaaagtgatcaccaagacagcatggtactggcacaaaacagacatatagaccaatggaacagaatagagagcccagatatggaccctagacattatggtcaactaatcttcgaaaagcaggaaaaaatatgcaatggaaaaaagacagtctcttcaataaatggtgccgggaaaattggacagccacatgcagagaatgaaactcgaccattctctaacaccattcacaaagataaactcaaaatggatgaaagacctcaatgtgagacaggaatccatcaaaatcctagaggagaacataggcagtaacctctttgacatcggccgcagcaacttctttcaagatacatctccaaaagctagtgaaacaaaagcaaaaatgaacttttgggacttcatcaagataaaaagcttctgcacagcaaaggaaacagtcaacaaaacaaagaggcaaccgacagaatgggagaagatatttgcaaatgacactacagacaaagggctgatttccaagatctataaagaacttctcaaactcaacacccaaaaaacaaataatcaagtcaaaaaatgggcagaagacatgaacagacacttctccaaagaagacatacaaatggctaacagacacatgaaaaaatgttcatcatcattagccatcagggaaattcaaatcaaaaccatattgagataccactttataccggttagagtggcaaaaatggacagggaaagaaacaacaaatgttggagaggatgtggagaaaggggagccctcttacactgttggtgggaatgcaagttggtacagccactttggaaaacagtgtggaggtgcctcacaaaattaaaaatagagctaccctatgacccagcaattgcactcctgggtatttactccaaagacacagatgtagtgaaaagaatggccctatgcaccccaatgttcatagcagcaatgtccgcaatagccaaactgtagaaagagccgagatgcccttcaacagatgaatggataaagaagatgtggtccatatatacaatggaatattacttagccatcagaaaggatgaatacccaacttttacatcaacatggatgggactggaggagattatgctaagtgaactaagtcaagcagagaaagtcaaatattatatggtttcacttatttgtggaacataggaataacatggaggaaattaggagaaggaagggaaaaatgaagggggggaaatcagaggggaagacgaactatgagagactatggactctgagaaacaaactgagggttttagaggggaggggggtgtggggatgggttagcccagtgatgggtattaaggagggcacatactgcatggaacactgtgtgttataagaaaacaatgaatcatggatcactacatcaaaaactaatggtgtattgtatggtgactaacataacataataaaataaaattaaataaaaaaaagaagttgtggtatacatatacaacagaatattactcagccatcaaaaaaaaaatgaaatcttgccatttgcaatgacatgtttggagctagagtgtattatgctaaaggaaataagtcagccagagaaaaaaaataccatatgatttcactcatatgtggatttaagaaacaaaacagatgaacataagagaaggagaaaaaagcaagagagggaagcaagccataagagactcttaatgatagagaataaactgaggcttcctggaggggaggtgggtgggggatgggctaaaagggtgatggacattaaggaggtcCCTTGTggtgagccctgggtgttatatgtaagtgatgaatcactaaattctgcttCTGAAACCAGTATtccagtgtatgttaactaactagaatttacttacttatttatttatttatttatttttatacctttatttgacAATCAGTGATTAGTTCTCATCTACATTAACTGTCTGTAGATTTTTGAGAGTGCTGATAGGTTCATAGGTAACCAGTGTGTAGAGCTTGTTTGGTGAATCATCCTCGTTATGTTTTCTGGACAACTGCACATGGATACGGTATGGAACATGCCTTATTCCTTTGGCCCAGACAGCTTTGTTGAGCCTGGTGTCAATGTGCACATCTGGAGTTCCCATCTCCTTCATAGCAAATTTCCGGATCTCTTTGAGTGCCTGAGGGGCACGCTTCTTGAAACCCACTCCATGGATGTGCTTGTGAATGTTGATGGTGTATTCTCTGGTCACTACCTTGTTGATGGCAGAATGGCCCTTCTTCTTCTTGCCACCCTTCTTCACAGGAGACATTTGGCCGGGCCCTGGTTGGAAAGGAAgcttaactaactagaatttaaataaaaaactgaagaaggaaaaaaaggaggatcCAGCTCATATGGCCAGAATTGGAAAGGATATTTCCTGAGGCACCCCTTCTTCATGGAAGCAGGTAGATCCAGTCCTGGGGGTGGGTCCATGTTTGGACATGTCACTCAGAGTTAGGTAGGTGCATAAGAAGGGAGAGATGGGTGGATGAATGCTCTGGGATGTCCAGTTGTTTCCTGAAATGAGGAGTGGCAGAGATGGTTCCTTAGTACACCAATGACAAGACTTAAGAAGGTCCTGGCTTCTCTGATGAGATATATATTTACACAGTGTCAGTGTGTGAAGGAAGGATGTGTCACTATGGGCCTTAGGAACTCTGAGTTAATTAATCAACTAggaaattaattatattaatcaGAGTTATCCAACAATTAGTTATCCAGAAGAAAACAACCTCATGTAAAGACTCCATGAAGTGATACATGCCTAGAGGTTATAGGGTTGCAGGTTGGCTTCCCAGAGGAGCTGGCATTTCATCCAAGACCTGAGGAATGAATATGTGCTTTCTAAGGTGGGCATATGGAAGAAgcagcccaggcagagggaacccaGCATGGGCAATAGTGGGGGTGAAGGAGAGGACTTGGTGGCTTCAAGGTACCATGCCTGCTCCCATGTGGCTGGAGAATCAACTGTAAAGGACAGTGGTGGTGAGAAGTGAGTCCAGGTGGTAAGTCCAGAGAGGGATGGGATAATGAATGGGCTTGAATTCACTCTAgggagtctgggtttttttgggttgTGGGGAGACCGATCATCCTTGTTTGATCAGGACTTATGGGTTTTCTGAGAtgtggggattttattttattttattttcttaaagattttatttgacagagacaaagtgagagaaggaacacaagcagggtgagtgggagagggagaagcaggtttcccgccgagcagggctcgattctaggaccccgggaccacgacccaagccgaaggcagacgcccaacgactgagccacccaggtgcccccgatgTGAGGATTTTAGTTCTAAAAAACTTGTGAAATGAGTTGGTCCCCTATCAGATAGGGAGCCATTGAGGAATTCTCAGCTGGGGAGTGATAACCACTTCTTTTGGTTGTTAAAAGATCAATTGATTGTCAGGTAAAATGAAGTTTCTGTAGGAGGCCATCTCTGAACCCTCCCTGGGATCCCAATTTCCAGGGCTCCCTCCACTTCTGGGCATTCACATTGCTTTTATAAATGATGCCAATTTGATGTCTGCCCTCCCCAGGGGACAGCTAGCTGATAAGACAGTGAGCCACACATGTAGTTTTTACTCAGCACCCAGCATGGCTCATggaaatgttcaataaatttCTGTGAATTGGGAGAGAGTGCCTGGCATTGTCAGAATTGACCCTCATGTTCCATAACCCTACAGTATAAGCTGGGAATAATACCACCTCCCTCATCAAGACCGTAGTATGAAAACATCTACTACaagatttggggtgggggctCAAGAGTAGGTGTTCAAGAAATCTTTGTGGACTGTGAATCAGAATGGTAAGGAGGAAAGGGTGAGTCACCATGGGCTGGGTGTAACTGTTAGTTAATTAATCACTTAATTAAATTGATGaactgtatttatatttactaatttaataGTGGTCTAATTGatgatattgttttattttatgatggTGAGCTGTCTGCATGGAGCTCTCATGGGGAATTTAGAGAGCCTATAGACAGAGTTTAGGGTGACCAGTGGCAAGACGGGGTTACAGCAGGCTGTGGGAGCCCCGAGGAGACCCCTGACCTGGCCCATGGTGGGGCTGAGCTGTCCCCACACTGCATTCCCATTCTGGTTGTGTGGCAGGCAAATCATAACCTGTCTGGGCTGGAATTGCCTCACTTGTTAATACCTACTTGGAGAACTGTtccaaggaagaaatcaaacaacTTTTGGAAAGTGACCAGGAGTCACCTGACCAGTGGGCAGACACTGGGTCTGAACCTGTTTTTGGAGCTCTGGATACACGGTCTTTAGGGGCTTACATACCAGGGCAACAATTCTCCATGGCTGCATCCTGAAATTACTTGGGAAGCTCTTAAAAATATAGATGCCTGAGTCCTCCTCCAGAAGATTCTGATTTAAATGATCAAGGCGGGGTCTTGacattaggctttttttttttttttgagagagagagagagagagagagcacccgcACACATACATGCGCACACGCCTCACGGGgatgggggcacagagggagagggagagagagaatcttaagctgggtgtggagccagacatggggctcgatctcacaaccctgagatcatgacctaagccaaaatcaagagtcagacgcttaacctactgagccacccaggcgccccttgacatcGATATTTTTGAAAAGGAACCCAGGTTGAAAACCATTGGTTTTGTGTGAAGGGACAGATAATAActgaacaaattaataaacaagataatttgGATGGTGACCCATGTTTAAAATGGAAGTAGACCCGATAGGGTGACGGAGAAGGACTACACATGGGGACAGGATGGTCAGGGTGGGTTTTGGAGGAGAGGACACTCGAGCCAGTCATGGGAAGTGGATGTGATTTATTcacatggccccttcctccttcccttatACTCCTGCTTCTCCGGCATGGCTGCACATTGGAGTCACTGAGCAggtgttaaaaatacaaatgcctgGCTCCCATCCCCAGAGAGCTGATTTAGTGGGGCCCAGGACacataaatcataaaatttatcattgtaaccattttatttttatttaaaatcttggggcgcctgggtagctctgttggttaagtgtccaactcttgatctcagctcaggtcttcatcttgGGGtactgagttcaagtcctgcattgggctccacgctgggagtagagcctacttaaaaaaataaaatattttttttgcagCAGGGTTATAGGTtattaatttcataaatttttttattgtaagcattttaaaagatatgatTCAGTAGCATTGAATACATTTagaatgttgtgcaaccatcacttctaattctagaacattttcatcaccccaaatcGAAATCCCCTACCCATTAAGCAGttcattctccctttctcccagcCCTTGCAACTATTACTCTGAATTAATTCTGTCTCTGTAAATCTGCCTATTCTTATTCCTaatggccaaaaggtggaagtaacccaaatgtccataaatgGATGATTGCATAAACAatatgtgatatatccatacaacaggttattattcagacataaaaagcaatgaagatCTGTATTTGCTACAGGATGGATAGACTTTGAATGCATTACCCTCAAGTGAaaagagccagacacaaaaaggcaCACAGTGTATGGTGCCACAGGAGTTTTAAAAGCCCCAGATGACCATGACATGCAGCGAAGCTTGCAAACCACCACCTTATACCATATTGCATTTCAATCGATCAAAGATTGATGTTCAGATATAGGTTGATATGATTCATAATCACAATGAACAATGACATCCCAGACCTGAAATGGACATATTTCTCAGGTCAATGTGGGTGAGGTGCCCAGTCCTCACACTGCTCAGTTTCTTGCACTGTTTTGCAAAAAGTGAGGGGAGATCCTTCACTGAACCTGCACATGCTTCCTGGGCATCATTTTCCTGTGAGTTCACAGGCATAGTGGCAACATCCTGCCTCTACACACACCAAGAGAATGGCCATGTACCCAAAAAGTGCTCACCCCTGGGCACATGCATGAATCCATTTTTATAGCAATAGAGCCCTTTCCTTGCTTGGTGCCTTTATTCTTGGTCCCCCATCCTCTGggtcttttacttttatttatttttaaagattttatttatttatttatttatttatttatttatttatttatttatttatttatttattgcatgagcagggagaggggtagtgggacagggagagagagcatctcaagcagactccctgctgagcacagaacccaaccaggggctcaatctcaccaccctaagatcatgacctgagctgaaaccaagagttggatgcttaatcgatggagccagccaggcaccccaatttatttttatttttgttttcatttaaattccagttagttagcatacagtgtaatattagtttcaggtgtacgacatagtgattcagcacttccatataataaccagtgctcattacatcaagtgccctccttaatgcccgtcacccaattgccccatctcccatcccccctcctctAGCAACCCTTTATTCTCAACTAGCCCACGGTTCCATTTGAACCTCAGGTCCTGACCTCTGGGTCCCCCTTTGCTTGTGTCAGGGCTCAGCTGTGAGATCTCCTGGTGTTGAAAGAAGGTGGTGTTGCTCAAAGACTTGGAAACTTCTTGTCATCACAGCCTCCCTCAAGGGGTAAACAACCCCAGAGCACCCGACAAGATAAGACTGGCATCTCATCATGCAGGATTTTGTTGGCCACAGTCTGGGAAGACGCCCATGTGCTCCAAGCACTCCTTCCCTCCCCGA
Proteins encoded in this window:
- the LOC110574484 gene encoding 60S ribosomal protein L31-like, whose product is MSPVKKGGKKKKGHSAINKVVTREYTINIHKHIHGVGFKKRAPQALKEIRKFAMKEMGTPDVHIDTRLNKAVWAKGIRHVPYRIHVQLSRKHNEDDSPNKLYTLVTYEPISTLKNLQTVNVDEN